A region from the Mycolicibacterium phlei genome encodes:
- a CDS encoding flavodoxin family protein encodes MSNRPSQICIAYHSGFGHTTRLADAVAAGARSAGADVQLIPVESVTDEQWHTLDTADAIIFGTATYMGNVAAAFQAFAEKTGRRCVEGTWRDKVAAGFTNSGAKAGDKQSTLISLAVFAAQHHMHWVNLGLPPGWNSSAGSDADLNRLGFWLGAGASTDVDADPDQVHPSDVETCRHLGARVAAVTAQLHAGRRVTEAA; translated from the coding sequence ATGTCCAACCGCCCCTCGCAGATCTGCATCGCCTACCACTCCGGATTCGGCCACACCACCCGCCTCGCCGACGCGGTGGCCGCCGGAGCCCGCTCGGCGGGCGCCGACGTCCAGCTCATCCCCGTCGAATCCGTCACCGACGAGCAGTGGCACACGCTGGACACCGCCGACGCCATCATCTTCGGCACCGCCACCTACATGGGCAACGTCGCCGCGGCGTTTCAGGCGTTCGCCGAGAAGACCGGCAGGCGCTGCGTCGAAGGGACCTGGCGTGACAAGGTGGCCGCCGGATTCACCAACTCCGGCGCCAAGGCCGGCGACAAGCAGTCGACGCTGATCAGCCTCGCGGTGTTCGCCGCCCAGCACCACATGCACTGGGTGAACCTCGGCCTGCCGCCCGGCTGGAACAGCAGCGCGGGCAGCGACGCCGACCTCAACCGGCTCGGGTTCTGGCTGGGCGCGGGCGCGTCCACCGACGTCGACGCCGACCCCGATCAGGTGCATCCCTCCGACGTGGAGACCTGCCGCCACCTCGGCGCGCGGGTGGCGGCGGTGACCGCCCAACTGCACGCCGGCCGCCGGGTCACCGAAGCGGCGTGA
- a CDS encoding FAD-containing oxidoreductase — MAERFDAIIVGAGQAGPPLAGRLTQAGQTVAVIERKLVGGTCVNTGCIPTKTLIASAYAAHLARRAADYGVGTGPVRVDMAQVKARKDKIMLDDRLGVESWLDGMDGCTLIRGHARFEDPHTIRVGERVLTADRIFLNVGGRAVVPDLPGLSDVDYMTNVDILELDTVPEHLVIVGGSYIALEFAQMYRRFGARVTVVERGSRLTSREDEDVSAAIKEILEAEGVEIVLNATGIRIAKRDSGSGQGFDVIPRDGADPITGTHLLIAVGRVPNTDDLSLDAAGVRTDERGYIVVDDELRTTAGHIWAMGDCNGKGAFTHTSYNDFEIVAANLLDDDPRRVSDRIPTYALYIDPPLGRAGMTVEQVRASGRKALVGKRAMTRVGRAVEKGETQGFMKVVVDAETREILGAAVLGVGGDEVVHAILDVMTARLPYTAISRTMHIHPTVSELVPTMLQELTPLR; from the coding sequence ATGGCCGAGCGTTTCGACGCGATCATCGTCGGCGCCGGACAGGCCGGCCCGCCCCTGGCCGGGCGGCTGACCCAGGCGGGCCAGACGGTGGCCGTGATCGAACGCAAACTGGTCGGCGGCACCTGCGTGAACACCGGCTGCATCCCGACCAAGACGCTGATCGCCAGCGCCTACGCCGCGCACCTGGCCCGCCGGGCCGCAGACTACGGGGTCGGCACCGGCCCGGTCCGCGTCGACATGGCGCAGGTCAAGGCGCGCAAGGACAAGATCATGCTCGACGACCGGCTCGGCGTGGAGTCCTGGCTGGACGGGATGGACGGCTGCACCCTGATCCGCGGGCACGCGCGGTTCGAGGACCCGCACACCATCCGGGTGGGGGAGCGGGTGCTGACCGCCGACCGGATCTTCCTCAACGTCGGAGGCCGCGCGGTGGTGCCCGACCTGCCCGGCCTGTCCGATGTCGATTACATGACCAACGTCGACATCCTTGAACTCGACACTGTGCCAGAGCATCTCGTCATCGTCGGGGGCAGCTACATCGCATTGGAGTTCGCGCAGATGTACCGCCGCTTCGGCGCCCGGGTCACCGTCGTCGAGCGGGGGTCGCGGTTGACGTCACGCGAGGACGAGGACGTGTCGGCCGCCATCAAGGAGATCCTGGAGGCTGAGGGCGTCGAGATCGTGCTCAACGCCACCGGAATCCGGATAGCCAAGCGGGACAGTGGTTCCGGGCAGGGTTTCGACGTGATTCCCCGGGATGGCGCCGACCCGATCACCGGCACGCATCTGCTGATCGCGGTGGGCCGCGTGCCCAACACCGACGACCTCAGTCTGGACGCGGCGGGGGTGCGGACCGACGAGCGCGGCTACATCGTCGTCGACGACGAGCTGCGCACCACCGCCGGGCACATCTGGGCGATGGGGGACTGCAACGGTAAGGGCGCGTTCACGCACACGTCGTACAACGACTTCGAGATCGTCGCGGCCAACCTGCTCGACGACGACCCGCGCCGCGTCAGCGACCGCATCCCCACCTACGCGCTCTACATCGACCCGCCGCTGGGACGCGCCGGGATGACCGTCGAGCAGGTGCGCGCGTCCGGGCGAAAAGCGTTGGTGGGCAAGCGTGCGATGACGCGGGTCGGCCGTGCGGTGGAGAAGGGCGAGACGCAGGGTTTCATGAAGGTCGTCGTCGACGCCGAGACCCGGGAGATCCTCGGCGCCGCCGTCCTCGGGGTCGGCGGCGACGAGGTGGTGCACGCGATCCTCGACGTCATGACGGCGCGTCTGCCCTACACCGCGATCTCGCGCACCATGCACATCCATCCCACGGTCAGCGAGCTGGTGCCGACGATGCTGCAGGAGCTCACGCCGCTTCGGTGA
- a CDS encoding DUF4126 family protein, with protein sequence MTQFLILVFGVLIGFIAGLRALTAPAIVAWGALLGWIDIDDKWSEWMAHPITVTVLTIFLLLELVTDQLPSTPSRKTAPQFITRIIMGAFAGAVIGSASYHTYLGLGAGMIGAVLGTLAGAWARQRFAEARSGQDRPGAILEDVIAVGGGFLIVYLAGLI encoded by the coding sequence ATGACGCAGTTCCTGATCCTGGTTTTCGGGGTGTTGATCGGCTTCATCGCGGGACTGCGCGCGCTGACGGCACCGGCGATCGTCGCGTGGGGCGCTCTGCTGGGCTGGATCGACATCGACGACAAGTGGTCGGAGTGGATGGCGCATCCGATCACGGTCACCGTGCTGACGATCTTCCTACTGCTCGAACTCGTCACCGACCAGCTGCCGAGCACCCCGAGCCGTAAGACGGCGCCGCAGTTCATCACCCGGATCATCATGGGTGCCTTCGCGGGTGCGGTGATCGGCAGCGCCAGTTACCACACCTACCTCGGGCTCGGCGCCGGCATGATCGGCGCGGTGCTCGGCACACTCGCCGGAGCCTGGGCGCGGCAACGGTTCGCCGAGGCCCGCTCCGGTCAGGACCGCCCGGGCGCGATCCTGGAGGACGTCATCGCGGTCGGCGGCGGTTTCCTGATCGTGTACCTGGCCGGCCTGATCTGA
- the hisG gene encoding ATP phosphoribosyltransferase, producing MLRVAVPNKGALSEPAAEILAEAGYRRRRDPKDLTVVDPVNHVEFFFLRPKDIAIYVGSGQLDLGITGRDLAADSDAPVRERLALGFGNSTFRYAAPAGREWTTADLNGKRIATSFPNLVRKDLAAHGIDATVIRLDGAVEISIQLGVADVIADVVGSGRTLGLHNLVAFGDPLCESEAVLIEREGAEPDGENAAARDQLTARVQGVVFGQQYLMLDYDCPRAVLDRATEVTPGLESPTIAPLADPAWVAVRALVPRRDVNAIMDELAAIGAKAILASDIRFCRF from the coding sequence ATGTTGCGCGTGGCGGTGCCCAACAAGGGCGCGCTCAGTGAACCCGCCGCCGAGATCCTCGCCGAGGCCGGATACCGGCGCCGCCGCGATCCGAAGGACCTGACCGTCGTCGACCCGGTCAACCACGTCGAGTTCTTCTTCCTCCGGCCGAAGGACATCGCGATCTACGTCGGCTCCGGCCAGCTCGACCTCGGGATCACCGGACGTGACCTGGCCGCCGACTCCGACGCCCCGGTGCGGGAACGGCTCGCCCTGGGCTTCGGCAACTCGACGTTCCGCTACGCCGCACCCGCCGGCCGGGAGTGGACCACCGCCGACCTCAACGGCAAGCGGATCGCCACGTCGTTTCCGAACCTGGTGCGCAAGGACCTGGCCGCCCACGGCATCGACGCCACCGTGATCCGGCTCGACGGCGCGGTGGAGATCTCGATCCAGCTCGGGGTCGCCGACGTCATCGCCGACGTGGTCGGATCGGGCCGCACGCTGGGCCTGCACAACCTGGTGGCGTTCGGGGATCCGCTGTGCGAGTCCGAGGCCGTGCTCATCGAGCGCGAGGGTGCCGAGCCCGACGGAGAGAACGCCGCCGCGCGCGACCAACTCACCGCCCGCGTGCAGGGTGTGGTGTTCGGCCAGCAGTACCTGATGCTGGACTACGACTGCCCGCGTGCGGTTCTGGACCGCGCCACCGAGGTGACGCCCGGCCTGGAGTCGCCGACGATCGCCCCGCTGGCCGACCCGGCCTGGGTCGCGGTGCGCGCGCTGGTGCCGCGCCGCGACGTCAACGCGATCATGGACGAACTGGCCGCGATCGGCGCGAAGGCGATCCTGGCCTCCGACATCCGGTTCTGCCGCTTTTAG
- a CDS encoding phosphoribosyl-ATP diphosphatase: protein MKQFMFVKTFDALFAELSDKARTRPAGSGTVAALDAGVHGIGKKILEEAGEVWLAAEHEGDDALAEEISQLLYWTQVLMVARGLTLDDVYRKL from the coding sequence ATGAAACAATTCATGTTCGTGAAGACCTTCGATGCCTTGTTCGCCGAGCTCAGCGACAAAGCGCGGACCCGCCCTGCCGGCAGCGGCACGGTCGCCGCGCTCGACGCCGGCGTCCACGGCATCGGCAAGAAGATCCTCGAGGAGGCCGGCGAGGTGTGGCTGGCCGCCGAACACGAGGGCGACGACGCGCTGGCCGAGGAGATCAGCCAGTTGCTGTACTGGACGCAGGTGCTCATGGTGGCGCGCGGCCTGACCCTCGACGACGTCTACCGGAAGCTGTGA
- a CDS encoding sugar porter family MFS transporter, with amino-acid sequence MSHGPVGDDTPSIYDDDPSTSSGLSAIRIASVAALGGLLFGYDSAVINGAVDALQKHFAISNFTLGVAVASALIGAALGAVTAGRLADRIGRIAVMKIAAVLFLLSAIGTAVAPHILVVVVFRVIGGIGVGVASVIAPAYIAETSPPGIRGRLGSLQQLAIVTGIFLSLAVDWVLAELAGGSGEELWLNMEAWRWMFLMMAVPAVVYGLLAFTIPESPRYLIAAQRIPEARRVLTMLLGQKNLEITITRIQSTLEREDKPSWRDLRKPAGGIYGIVWVGLFLSIFQQFVGINVIFYYSNVLWQAVGFDESSSFIITVITSVTNIVTTLIAIALIDKIGRKPLLLIGSSGMAVTLATMAVIFGTAPQVDGQPQLGDVAGPVALVAANLFVVAFGMSWGPVVWVLLGEMFPNRIRAAALGLAAAAQWIANFAISVSFPALREVLGAAYGFYAVCAALSFVFVWRWVAETKGKNLEDMHADALGG; translated from the coding sequence ATGTCGCACGGCCCGGTTGGCGATGACACCCCGTCGATCTACGACGACGATCCCTCCACGTCCTCCGGGCTGAGCGCGATCCGCATCGCCTCGGTGGCGGCGCTGGGCGGGCTGCTGTTCGGCTACGACAGCGCGGTCATCAACGGCGCGGTGGACGCCCTGCAGAAGCACTTCGCGATCAGCAACTTCACCCTCGGCGTCGCGGTGGCCTCGGCGCTGATCGGCGCGGCGTTGGGCGCGGTGACCGCGGGCCGGCTGGCCGACCGGATCGGCCGTATCGCCGTGATGAAGATCGCCGCGGTGCTGTTTCTGCTCAGCGCCATCGGCACGGCGGTTGCCCCGCACATCCTGGTCGTCGTCGTGTTCCGCGTGATCGGCGGTATCGGCGTCGGTGTCGCCTCGGTGATCGCGCCCGCCTATATCGCCGAGACGTCACCGCCGGGCATCCGCGGCAGGCTCGGTTCGCTGCAGCAGCTGGCGATCGTTACCGGCATCTTCCTGTCGCTGGCCGTGGACTGGGTGCTCGCCGAACTGGCCGGCGGCTCGGGCGAGGAGCTGTGGCTCAACATGGAGGCCTGGCGGTGGATGTTCCTGATGATGGCGGTGCCCGCCGTCGTCTACGGGCTGCTGGCCTTCACGATCCCCGAGTCGCCGCGCTATCTCATTGCCGCGCAACGGATCCCGGAGGCCCGCCGGGTGCTGACGATGCTGCTCGGGCAGAAGAACCTGGAGATCACGATCACCCGCATCCAGAGCACCCTGGAGCGGGAGGACAAACCGTCGTGGCGGGATCTGCGTAAACCGGCCGGCGGCATCTACGGCATCGTGTGGGTCGGCCTGTTCCTGTCGATCTTCCAGCAGTTCGTCGGCATCAACGTGATCTTCTACTACTCCAACGTGCTGTGGCAGGCGGTCGGGTTCGACGAGAGCTCGTCGTTCATCATCACGGTGATCACCTCGGTCACCAACATCGTCACGACGCTGATCGCGATCGCGCTGATCGACAAGATCGGCCGCAAACCGCTGCTGCTGATCGGCTCGTCGGGCATGGCGGTGACCCTGGCCACGATGGCGGTGATCTTCGGCACCGCCCCGCAGGTGGACGGCCAACCCCAGCTCGGCGACGTCGCCGGTCCGGTGGCGCTGGTGGCCGCCAACCTGTTCGTCGTCGCGTTCGGCATGTCGTGGGGCCCGGTGGTGTGGGTGCTGCTCGGCGAGATGTTCCCGAACCGGATCCGGGCCGCGGCGCTGGGCCTGGCCGCCGCCGCACAGTGGATCGCCAACTTCGCGATCTCGGTGTCCTTCCCCGCACTGCGTGAGGTGCTGGGCGCGGCGTACGGCTTCTACGCGGTGTGCGCGGCGCTGTCGTTCGTGTTCGTGTGGCGGTGGGTCGCGGAGACCAAGGGCAAGAACCTGGAGGACATGCACGCCGACGCGCTCGGGGGCTGA
- a CDS encoding HAD family hydrolase, whose translation MRAVLWDMDGTLVDSEKLWDVAMHALYERMGAVLTPEVRETTVGGSSETVMRIVYEDLGLDPDPAAMAESADWLHEYTGELFEQGLPWRPGARELLEALLAAEVPMALVTNTRRDLTERALNSIGRQYFTVTVCGDEVPSGKPEPDPYLRAAELLGLATAHCLAVEDSVTGTAAAEAAGCPVLVIPNDIEVPQGPRRRHVESLSLLGVDDLRAIHAELGPERLSA comes from the coding sequence ATGCGTGCGGTGCTGTGGGACATGGACGGCACCCTCGTCGACTCCGAAAAACTCTGGGACGTCGCGATGCACGCGCTCTACGAGCGGATGGGCGCGGTGCTGACGCCCGAGGTGCGCGAGACGACCGTCGGCGGCTCCTCGGAGACCGTGATGCGCATCGTCTACGAGGACCTCGGCCTGGACCCCGACCCGGCCGCGATGGCCGAGTCCGCGGACTGGCTGCACGAGTACACCGGTGAACTGTTCGAGCAGGGCCTGCCCTGGCGTCCGGGCGCGCGGGAGCTGCTCGAGGCACTGCTGGCCGCCGAGGTGCCGATGGCGCTGGTGACCAACACCCGGCGCGACCTGACTGAGCGGGCGCTCAACAGCATTGGGCGTCAGTACTTCACCGTCACGGTGTGCGGTGACGAGGTGCCCAGCGGCAAACCCGAGCCCGATCCGTATCTGCGCGCCGCCGAACTGCTCGGCCTGGCCACCGCGCACTGCCTGGCCGTCGAGGACTCGGTGACCGGTACCGCCGCCGCGGAGGCCGCGGGCTGCCCGGTGCTGGTCATCCCGAACGACATCGAGGTCCCGCAGGGCCCGCGCCGCAGGCACGTCGAGTCGCTGAGCCTGCTCGGCGTCGACGACCTGCGCGCCATCCACGCCGAACTGGGACCCGAGCGCCTCAGCGCCTGA
- a CDS encoding LLM class flavin-dependent oxidoreductase — MTRIIRFNAFDMNCVAHQSPGLWRHPEDQSWKYKDLEYWTELARLLERGRFDGVFIADVLGTYDIYGASDEAAIRHAAQVPVNDPLMLVSAMALVTENLGFGVTTGTGFEHPYPFARRLSTLDHLTKGRVGWNVVTGYLPSAARNMGQTDQPAHDARYDHADEYLEVLYKLWEGSWEDDAVVRDAERGVFTDPAKVHHIGHEGTYFSVPGIHLCEPSPQRTPVIYQAGASPRGVRFAAENAEAIFTAQPTKALLRETVQTIRRELELAGRDPYGAKIYNLATVITAATDEEAQAKYAEYLSYGSAEGALVFMSGWMGVDLARYGLDEPIGNVNSNAILSAVKTFQSADPDDGEWAVADIAKWGKIGGIGPLIVGSGAAVADTLQEWVDETDVDGFNLAYAITPGTFADFIEHVVPVLTARGAHQAEYAPGTLRNKLFGQGDRLPAEHRGASYRVGGRNSTIIERPSTVPSSPESSAAQPNVGR, encoded by the coding sequence GTGACTCGCATTATTCGTTTCAACGCGTTTGACATGAACTGCGTGGCCCACCAGTCCCCGGGACTGTGGCGGCATCCCGAAGACCAGTCCTGGAAGTACAAGGATCTCGAGTACTGGACCGAGTTGGCCAGGCTGCTCGAGCGCGGCCGGTTCGACGGCGTGTTCATCGCCGATGTGCTCGGCACCTACGACATCTACGGAGCCAGCGACGAGGCGGCCATCCGGCACGCCGCGCAGGTCCCCGTCAACGACCCGCTGATGCTGGTGTCGGCCATGGCGCTGGTGACCGAGAACCTCGGCTTCGGTGTGACGACCGGTACCGGTTTCGAGCATCCCTACCCGTTCGCGCGGCGCCTGTCCACGCTCGACCACCTGACGAAGGGCCGGGTGGGCTGGAACGTGGTGACGGGTTATCTGCCGTCGGCGGCACGCAACATGGGTCAGACCGATCAGCCCGCGCACGACGCGCGCTATGACCACGCCGACGAGTATCTGGAGGTGCTCTACAAGCTCTGGGAGGGCTCCTGGGAGGACGACGCGGTCGTCCGCGACGCCGAGCGCGGTGTGTTCACCGACCCGGCGAAGGTGCACCACATCGGCCATGAGGGAACGTATTTCAGCGTGCCCGGGATCCACCTGTGCGAGCCGTCGCCGCAGCGCACACCGGTGATCTACCAGGCGGGCGCGTCCCCGCGCGGGGTGCGGTTCGCCGCCGAGAACGCCGAGGCGATCTTCACGGCACAGCCCACCAAGGCGCTGCTGCGCGAAACCGTCCAGACCATCCGGCGTGAGCTCGAGCTCGCCGGCCGTGACCCGTACGGCGCCAAGATCTACAACCTGGCCACGGTCATCACCGCCGCCACCGACGAGGAGGCGCAGGCCAAGTACGCCGAGTACCTGTCCTACGGCTCCGCCGAGGGGGCTCTGGTGTTCATGTCGGGTTGGATGGGGGTCGACCTGGCGCGCTACGGCCTCGACGAGCCGATCGGCAACGTGAACTCCAACGCGATCCTGTCGGCGGTCAAGACGTTCCAGTCGGCCGACCCCGACGACGGCGAGTGGGCGGTCGCCGACATCGCCAAGTGGGGCAAGATCGGCGGCATCGGTCCGCTGATCGTGGGATCCGGGGCGGCCGTGGCGGACACGCTCCAGGAGTGGGTCGACGAGACCGACGTGGACGGCTTCAACCTCGCGTACGCCATCACCCCGGGCACGTTCGCCGATTTCATCGAGCACGTCGTCCCGGTGCTCACCGCACGCGGTGCGCATCAGGCCGAGTACGCGCCCGGCACGTTGCGCAACAAGCTGTTCGGCCAGGGTGATCGTCTGCCCGCGGAGCACCGGGGAGCGAGCTACCGGGTCGGCGGCAGGAACTCGACCATCATCGAGCGTCCGTCGACGGTGCCGTCGTCGCCGGAGTCGTCAGCGGCCCAGCCCAACGTGGGCCGCTGA
- a CDS encoding acyl-CoA dehydrogenase family protein — MTRTPWTTLPDAAEHRHWDGVAADVAATLERDALDRDRANQQPDAELKLLKESGLATLLIPAQYGGGGGHWSTALRAVRILARADASIAQILSYHYCNHAGIVFFGAPQRWEHWFTASAEGRWLWGDSVNPVDPDLEYTPDGTGYRLNGFKRFSTGASTGDVTLVMGAEQGADRVLAAVVDHDRAGVQFQDDWDALGQRLSASGSVRFDNVAIAADDVLGVVGEEPYSTLVTPGVQLGFANLYLGIAEGALARARELTLARRGAWLLSSVEHYSRDPFVQRVFGELLARAAAAEALTDRWNTEYDRVIARGAEVTAEDRARVEIGIAKAKIVTTETALEVAHRVFEVTGSSSARSEVGLDLFWRNIRTHSLHDPVDYKKLEVGANYLTGDVQPITLYT, encoded by the coding sequence ATGACCCGCACACCGTGGACCACGCTGCCCGACGCCGCGGAACACCGGCACTGGGACGGGGTGGCCGCCGACGTGGCCGCCACGCTGGAGCGCGACGCACTGGACCGTGACCGCGCCAACCAGCAGCCCGATGCCGAACTCAAACTCCTCAAGGAGTCCGGCCTGGCCACCCTGCTGATTCCCGCGCAGTACGGCGGTGGCGGCGGACACTGGTCCACCGCGCTGCGTGCCGTGCGTATCCTGGCGCGCGCCGACGCGTCCATCGCCCAGATCCTGAGCTACCACTACTGCAATCACGCGGGCATCGTGTTCTTCGGCGCCCCGCAGCGGTGGGAGCACTGGTTCACCGCATCGGCCGAAGGCCGTTGGCTGTGGGGCGATTCCGTGAACCCGGTGGACCCCGATCTGGAGTACACGCCGGACGGCACGGGCTACCGGCTCAACGGGTTCAAGCGGTTCTCCACCGGCGCGTCCACGGGTGACGTGACGCTCGTGATGGGTGCCGAGCAGGGCGCGGACCGGGTGCTGGCCGCCGTCGTCGACCACGACCGTGCGGGTGTGCAGTTCCAGGACGACTGGGATGCGCTGGGGCAGCGCCTGTCCGCCAGCGGCAGCGTGCGTTTCGACAACGTCGCGATCGCGGCCGACGACGTGCTGGGAGTGGTAGGGGAGGAGCCCTATTCGACGCTGGTGACGCCCGGCGTGCAGCTGGGTTTCGCCAACCTGTACCTCGGCATCGCCGAAGGCGCGCTGGCGCGCGCCCGCGAGCTGACGCTGGCGCGCCGCGGTGCCTGGCTGCTCAGCAGCGTCGAGCACTATTCCCGGGATCCGTTCGTGCAGAGGGTGTTCGGTGAACTGCTGGCCCGCGCCGCGGCGGCCGAGGCGCTGACCGACCGCTGGAACACCGAATACGACCGCGTGATCGCGCGCGGCGCGGAGGTCACCGCCGAGGACCGTGCACGCGTCGAGATCGGCATCGCCAAGGCCAAGATCGTCACCACCGAGACCGCGCTGGAGGTGGCGCACCGCGTGTTCGAGGTGACCGGCTCCAGCTCGGCCCGCAGCGAGGTCGGCCTGGATCTGTTCTGGCGCAACATCCGCACCCACAGCCTGCACGACCCGGTGGACTACAAGAAGCTGGAGGTCGGCGCCAACTACCTGACCGGCGACGTCCAGCCGATCACCCTCTACACCTGA
- a CDS encoding ABC transporter ATP-binding protein, translating into MSTVELDGITKSFGATRVIDDLTLCLPDGSLTVLVGPSGCGKSTTLRILAGLEDADEGAVRIDGRDVTRATPRERDVAMVFQNYALYPHLSVQRNIEFPLRNAGVGRAEAAERARTAAERVGITALLDRKPRQLSGGQQQRVAIARALVRTPSVFLFDEPLSNLDAKLRVELRSEIRRLQQELGITALYVTHDQEEAMTIADQLVVLDSGRVAQRGTPEELYRRPANTFVAGFIGSPSTNLIEGQVTGGRFTADGIDWPVGTPDGAVTFGVRPEDLVIEPAEDGNARIDLVELLGPRYVVIVKAGAHRLTAVVEAAAVAAWPTPAQPGLPVTVGVRPGREHLFDTDSGERRRNP; encoded by the coding sequence GTGAGCACGGTCGAACTGGACGGAATCACAAAGTCTTTCGGTGCAACCCGGGTCATCGATGACCTGACGCTTTGCCTGCCGGACGGGTCACTGACGGTGCTGGTGGGTCCGTCGGGTTGCGGCAAGTCCACCACGCTGCGGATCCTGGCGGGACTTGAGGACGCCGACGAGGGTGCGGTGCGCATCGACGGCCGCGACGTCACGCGGGCCACCCCGCGGGAACGCGACGTCGCGATGGTGTTCCAGAACTACGCGCTGTACCCGCATCTGAGCGTGCAGCGCAACATCGAGTTCCCGCTGCGCAACGCCGGTGTCGGGCGTGCCGAGGCCGCCGAGCGCGCGCGCACCGCGGCCGAACGGGTCGGCATCACCGCGCTGCTGGACCGCAAGCCCCGGCAGCTCTCCGGTGGCCAGCAGCAGCGCGTGGCGATCGCCCGCGCTCTGGTGCGGACACCGTCGGTGTTCCTGTTCGACGAGCCGCTGAGCAACCTCGACGCCAAGCTGCGGGTCGAACTGCGCTCCGAGATCCGGCGCCTGCAGCAGGAATTGGGCATCACCGCCCTGTACGTGACGCACGACCAGGAGGAGGCGATGACCATCGCCGACCAACTCGTCGTGCTCGACTCCGGACGGGTGGCCCAGCGCGGCACCCCGGAGGAGCTGTACCGCCGGCCCGCCAACACCTTCGTCGCGGGGTTCATCGGCTCACCCAGCACCAACCTGATCGAGGGCCAGGTGACCGGCGGCCGGTTCACCGCCGACGGCATCGACTGGCCGGTCGGCACCCCCGACGGCGCGGTGACCTTCGGGGTGCGCCCGGAGGATCTGGTCATCGAGCCCGCCGAGGACGGCAACGCCCGCATCGACCTGGTCGAACTCCTCGGCCCGCGCTACGTCGTCATCGTTAAGGCCGGCGCGCACCGGCTCACCGCCGTGGTGGAGGCCGCCGCCGTCGCGGCCTGGCCCACCCCCGCCCAGCCCGGCCTGCCGGTCACCGTCGGCGTGCGTCCCGGCCGAGAGCACCTGTTCGACACCGACTCAGGCGAACGAAGGAGAAACCCATGA
- a CDS encoding carbohydrate ABC transporter permease produces MSRHVLVRVALTVVLLAALLPILYLVSLSVRPPDDVLNSSLWPREWTTANFTSVFHTIELGTMLQNSWISAVGAALLAVAIATPAAYFTARRVAGERLLTALLAAYCAPPIVAIIPLFFLLRSLGLTNNVVGLILVNGIASVPVAAWLLDGFVRRIPVEIDEAAVIDGLSVGAAFRRAVLPLLWPGIVAALLVVFFLSYNDFLFAVYLAVTKESQTLTVGLSLFQGDRNVQFGQQAAAGLLGILPVYALALAAQRYLVGGLATGATK; encoded by the coding sequence GTGAGCCGGCACGTCCTGGTCCGGGTGGCGCTGACGGTGGTGTTGCTGGCCGCGCTGCTGCCGATCCTCTACCTGGTGTCGCTGTCGGTGCGGCCGCCCGACGACGTGCTGAACTCCAGCCTGTGGCCGCGCGAGTGGACCACCGCCAACTTCACGTCGGTGTTCCACACCATCGAGCTGGGCACCATGCTGCAGAACTCGTGGATCTCCGCCGTGGGTGCGGCGCTGCTGGCAGTCGCCATCGCCACGCCTGCAGCGTATTTCACCGCGCGTCGGGTCGCCGGTGAGCGGCTGCTGACCGCGCTGCTGGCCGCCTACTGTGCACCGCCCATCGTCGCGATCATCCCGCTGTTCTTCCTGCTGCGCAGCCTGGGGCTGACCAACAACGTGGTGGGGCTGATCCTGGTCAACGGCATCGCGAGTGTCCCGGTGGCGGCCTGGCTGCTGGACGGATTCGTCCGGCGCATCCCGGTCGAGATCGACGAGGCCGCCGTCATCGACGGTCTGTCGGTGGGCGCGGCGTTCCGCAGGGCCGTGCTGCCGTTGCTGTGGCCGGGGATCGTGGCGGCGCTGCTGGTGGTGTTCTTCCTGTCCTACAACGACTTTCTGTTCGCCGTCTACCTCGCTGTGACGAAGGAGAGCCAGACCTTGACCGTGGGACTGTCGCTGTTCCAGGGCGACCGCAATGTGCAGTTCGGGCAGCAGGCCGCGGCCGGGTTGCTCGGCATCCTGCCCGTCTACGCGCTGGCGCTGGCCGCGCAGCGCTACCTGGTGGGCGGGCTGGCCACGGGGGCCACCAAGTGA